One Dendropsophus ebraccatus isolate aDenEbr1 unplaced genomic scaffold, aDenEbr1.pat pat_scaffold_417_ctg1, whole genome shotgun sequence genomic window carries:
- the LOC138775949 gene encoding complement C1q tumor necrosis factor-related protein 5-like, whose product MLLPVFVIFSFVSNSLQVEDNKITSPCCGTPGIPGIPGTHGSTGLSGRDGRDGRDGAPGTSGSKGDPGEPGMTGAKGQTGEPGLPGAQGDRGDQGECAVSPRSAFCAKLSQSRSPPIPGQPVPFGNVLINEQGHYNPETGRFKCVVPGLYYFSLHGTVYRGNLHVQLMKNGHSQASFFQPGDAAKPGALCGGAAFHLEPSDEVWVQVGDYPGLYSSSGTDSVFTGFLIYSDWEPNPVFRPLTSADHKTV is encoded by the exons ATGCTCCTTCCTGTTTTTGTTATATTTTCCTTCGTATCAAATTCTTTACAAGTAGAAGATAACAAGATAACATCACCTTGCTGTGGAACCCCGGGAATTCCTGGGATTCCTGGAACACATGGCTCTACAGGATTATCAGGAAGGGATGGCCGAGATGGTAGAGATGGAGCTCCGGGGACAAGTGGATCCAAAGGAGACCCTGGAGAACCAG GAATGACTGGAGCCAAGGGCCAGACCGGAGAGCCTGGACTTCCTGGTGCACAAGGAGATCGGGGCGATCAAGGAGAGTGTGCAGTTTCTCCCCGTTCTGCCTTTTGTGCCAAACTATCTCAGTCGCGGAGCCCTCCTATTCCTGGACAACCAGTTCCATTTGGAAACGTTCTTATCAATGAACAAGGACATTACAACCCAGAAACTGGTCGCTTTAAATGTGTGGTCCCTGGACTGTACTATTTCTCTCTTCATGGCACAGTGTACCGTGGAAACCTTCATGTGCAGCTGATGAAGAATGGACACTCCCAGGCCTCTTTTTTCCAGCCGGGGGATGCAGCAAAGCCAGGAGCGTTGTGTGGAGGAGCAGCCTTTCACTTAGAACCTAGTGATGAGGTGTGGGTACAGGTGGGTGACTATCCTGGTCTTTACTCAAGTAGTGGAACAGACAGCGTTTTCACTGGATTTCTTATCTATTCTGACTGGGAACCAAACCCTGTGTTCCGCCCTCTGACCTCAGCCGATCATAAGACAGTGTAA